In Gadus chalcogrammus isolate NIFS_2021 chromosome 1, NIFS_Gcha_1.0, whole genome shotgun sequence, one DNA window encodes the following:
- the eif2d gene encoding eukaryotic translation initiation factor 2D, whose translation MFTKAFRVKSNTVIKGSDRRKLKVDVSTAFPLLSESELSEVVPNKEEINVVKVYAHKGDAITLYVLHKNPLFFELEKRLYPTVYMLWQYPNVLPSFATWAPVIQKIAGGADLMLPGVVVPSCGLPEVRQGECCVVKVVGNEAPMAVGIAAMSTAEMCSAGMKGRGVSVLHTFMDNLWAYGDKSCPALISDAETTGGEVLNRDENNEEGEGGEEQETNVGELSDCPNGQGVDQETEKACAEVEGLRLTKCESENKNEEEEEVNLDEQISPQDEMDALLLQCFLHALKSKVKKSELPLLTSSFLRNHMFPCCPNGKQLDIKKSSYKKLSKFLQTMQQQHRVVRVKELTKGVESLVEVDWKNPVLRSFRAPAEPHVEEDPVQMTEDGEKTYHPPEITILYSVSARVEPLFREANKRKGTVLQPGEVRTIITEYVKANELVDENNKNYVHINPILCDCLLEKSEYHEVSILKWDDLFSRTLSKMQECSQFVIAGQQPIMKKGHIEPIDITVASRGSNKKVTLIKNLEMYGLDPIDVSAALQHRVQASAVLHPVPGTKDKVLVQIQGNQIQQVGNLLLDRYHIPRKYIQGLEKAQKGKKK comes from the exons ATGTTTACAAAGGCATTTCGTGTCAAATCCAACACAGTAATCAAAGGATCAGACAG GAGAAAGCTTAAAGTCGATGTATCAACTGCCTTTCCCTTGTTGTCGGAGTCAGAGTTGTCGGAAGTTGTCCCAAACAAAGAAGAAATTAATGTAGTTAAGGTTTATGCTCACAAGGGAGATGCAATTACTCTCTATGTTCTTCATAAAAATCCATTGTTCTTTGAACTTGAAAAACGACTCTATCCCACAG tGTATATGCTTTGGCAATACCCAAATGTTTTGCCATCATTTGCAACATGGGCACCTGTGATTCAAAAGATAGCTGGAGGTGCAG ATCTGATGCTACCTGGAGTGGTAGTACCTTCATGTGGCCTACCTGAAGTACGACAGGGCGAGTGCTGTGTTGTTAAAGTGGTAGGCAATGA GGCACCGATGGCTGTGGGCATTGCTGCCATGTCCACTGCAGAGATGTGCAGTGCAGGCATGAAAGGAAGAGGCGTGTCTGTCCTTCACACATTCATGGATAACTTGTG GGCTTATGGAGATAAATCGTGCCCTGCTTTGATCTCGGATGCTGAAACGACTGGAGGTGAAGTCTTGAACAGAGACGAGAAtaatgaggaaggagagggtggTGAGGAGCAAGAGACAAATGTGGGAGAGTTATCTGATTGTCCTAATGGGCAAGGGGTTGACCAGGAGACAGAGAAGGCCTGCGCTGAAGTGGAAGGACTCAGACTGACcaagtgtgagagtgagaacaagaacgaagaggaagaagaggttaACCTAGATGAGCAGATATCTCCTCAAG ACGAGATGGACGCCCTGCTGCTGCAGTGTTTCCTGCACGCCCTCAAGAGCAAGGTGAAGAAGTCCGAGCTCCCCCTGCTGACCAGCTCCTTCCTCCGTAACCACATGTTCCCCTGCTG TCCAAACGGCAAACAATTGGACATCAAGAAATCCAGCTACAAAAAG TTGTCAAAGTTCCTGCAGaccatgcagcagcagcatcggGTGGTGCGCGTGAAGGAGCTGACCAAAGGAGTCGAGAGCCTGGTGGAAGTGGACTGGAAGAACCCAGT TCTACGCTCCTTCCGGGCCCCTGCCGAGCCCCATGTGGAGGAGGACCCTGTGCAGATGACAGAGGATGGCGAGAAGACTTACCATCCCCCTGAGATCACTATTCTGTACTCTGTGTCGGCACGCGTGGAGCCGCTGTTTCGAGAGGCCAACAAGAG GAAAGGAACGGTTCTCCAGCCAGGTGAAGTTAGGACTATAATAACTGAGTATGTCAAAGCGAACGAGCTGGTGgatgaaaataacaaaaa TTATGTCCACATAAACCCTATTTTATGTGACTGCCTGTTGGAGAAGTCTGAGTACCACGAGGTCAGCATTCTGAAGTGGGACGATCTCTTTAGCAG GACACTGAGCAAAATGCAGGAGTGCTCCCAGTTTGTAATTGCCGGTCAGCAACCTATTATGAAGAAAGGCCACATTGAGCCCATCGACATAACCGTAGCCTCTCGAGGCTCTAACAAGAAG GTAACGCTCATTAAGAACCTGGAGATGTATGGGTTGGACCCCATAGACGTATCAGCTGCCCTGCAACATAGAGTCCAGGCCAGCGCTGTGCTGCATCCGGTTCCCGGGACTAAGGACAAGGTTCTGGTTCAGATCCAGGGCAACCAGATTCAGCAAGTTGGCAATTTACTACTAG ATCGGTATCATATTCCTCGCAAGTACATCCAAGGCCTGGAAAAAGCTCAGAAAGGGAAGAAGAAATAA